From the Cervus elaphus chromosome 20, mCerEla1.1, whole genome shotgun sequence genome, one window contains:
- the CA14 gene encoding carbonic anhydrase 14 isoform X2, which yields MLFFTFLLEVLWTLTANGGQHWTYEGPHGQEHWPASYPECGSNAQSPINIQTDSVTFDPDLLPLQPHGYEQPGTEPLNLHNNGHTVQLSLPSTLYLEGLPRKYVAAQLHLHWGQKGTPWGSEHLVNGKATAAELHIVHYDSESYESLSEAAQRPQGLAVLGILIEVGETKNPAYEHILSHLHEIKHKDQKTSVPPFNVRGLLPPLLAQYFRYNGSLTTPPCYQSVLWTVFHRRAQISMEQLEKLRETLFSTEEEPSEPLVQNYRAAQPLNQRMVFASFIQVGPSYTTGEMLSLGAGILVGCLCLLLAVYFIARKIRRKRLRNRKSVVFTSARATEA from the exons ATGTTGTTCTTCACCTTCCTGCTAGAGGTGCTTTGGACCCTGACTGCCAACGGGG GTCAACACTGGACGTATGAGG GTCCACATGGTCAAGAACACTGGCCCGCCTCTTACCCTGAATGTGGAAGCAATGCCCAGTCCCCCATCAATATCCAGACAGACAGTGTGACTTTTGACCCTGACTTGCTacctctgcagccccatggatatGAACAGCCTGGCACTGAGCCTTTGAACCTGCACAATAATGGCCACACAG TACAACTCTCTCTGCCCTCTACCCTTTATCTGGAAGGACTTCCCCGAAAATATGTAGCTGCCCAGCTCCACCTGCACTGGGGTCAGAAAGGAACCCCCTGGGGGTCAGAGCACCTGGTCAATGGCAAAGCCACAGCTGCAGAG CTCCACATCGTACATTATGATTCTGAGTCCTACGAAAGCCTGAGTGAGGCTGCTCAGAGGCCTCAGGGCCTGGCTGTCTTGGGCATCCTCATTGAG GTGGGTGAGACTAAGAATCCAGCTTATGAACACATTCTGAGTCACTTGCATGAAATCAAGCACAAAG ATCAGAAGACCTCTGTGCCTCCCTTCAATGTGAGAGGGCTGCTCCCGCCGCTGCTGGCGCAGTACTTCCGTTACAACGGTTCGCTCACCACTCCGCCCTGCTACCAGAGTGTGCTCTGGACGGTCTTCCATCGAAGGGCCCAGATTTCCATGGAACAG CTGGAAAAACTTCGGGAGACACTGTTCTCCACGGAGGAGGAGCCCTCTGAGCCCCTGGTACAGAACTACCGAGCCGCCCAGCCTCTCAATCAGCGGATGGTCTTTGCTTCTTTCATCCAAG TGGGACCCTCGTATACCACAG GTGAAATGCTGAGTTTGGGAGCAGGAATCCTGGTTGGCTGTCTCTGCCTTCTGCTGGCTGTTTATTTCATCGCTAGAAAGATCCG GAGGAAGAGACTAAGAAACCGGAAAAGTGTGGTCTTCACCTCAGCACGAGCCACCGAGGCATAG
- the CA14 gene encoding carbonic anhydrase 14 isoform X3, whose translation MLFFTFLLEVLWTLTANGGPHGQEHWPASYPECGSNAQSPINIQTDSVTFDPDLLPLQPHGYEQPGTEPLNLHNNGHTVQLSLPSTLYLEGLPRKYVAAQLHLHWGQKGTPWGSEHLVNGKATAAELHIVHYDSESYESLSEAAQRPQGLAVLGILIEVGETKNPAYEHILSHLHEIKHKDQKTSVPPFNVRGLLPPLLAQYFRYNGSLTTPPCYQSVLWTVFHRRAQISMEQLEKLRETLFSTEEEPSEPLVQNYRAAQPLNQRMVFASFIQVGPSYTTGEMLSLGAGILVGCLCLLLAVYFIARKIRRKRLRNRKSVVFTSARATEA comes from the exons ATGTTGTTCTTCACCTTCCTGCTAGAGGTGCTTTGGACCCTGACTGCCAACGGGG GTCCACATGGTCAAGAACACTGGCCCGCCTCTTACCCTGAATGTGGAAGCAATGCCCAGTCCCCCATCAATATCCAGACAGACAGTGTGACTTTTGACCCTGACTTGCTacctctgcagccccatggatatGAACAGCCTGGCACTGAGCCTTTGAACCTGCACAATAATGGCCACACAG TACAACTCTCTCTGCCCTCTACCCTTTATCTGGAAGGACTTCCCCGAAAATATGTAGCTGCCCAGCTCCACCTGCACTGGGGTCAGAAAGGAACCCCCTGGGGGTCAGAGCACCTGGTCAATGGCAAAGCCACAGCTGCAGAG CTCCACATCGTACATTATGATTCTGAGTCCTACGAAAGCCTGAGTGAGGCTGCTCAGAGGCCTCAGGGCCTGGCTGTCTTGGGCATCCTCATTGAG GTGGGTGAGACTAAGAATCCAGCTTATGAACACATTCTGAGTCACTTGCATGAAATCAAGCACAAAG ATCAGAAGACCTCTGTGCCTCCCTTCAATGTGAGAGGGCTGCTCCCGCCGCTGCTGGCGCAGTACTTCCGTTACAACGGTTCGCTCACCACTCCGCCCTGCTACCAGAGTGTGCTCTGGACGGTCTTCCATCGAAGGGCCCAGATTTCCATGGAACAG CTGGAAAAACTTCGGGAGACACTGTTCTCCACGGAGGAGGAGCCCTCTGAGCCCCTGGTACAGAACTACCGAGCCGCCCAGCCTCTCAATCAGCGGATGGTCTTTGCTTCTTTCATCCAAG TGGGACCCTCGTATACCACAG GTGAAATGCTGAGTTTGGGAGCAGGAATCCTGGTTGGCTGTCTCTGCCTTCTGCTGGCTGTTTATTTCATCGCTAGAAAGATCCG GAGGAAGAGACTAAGAAACCGGAAAAGTGTGGTCTTCACCTCAGCACGAGCCACCGAGGCATAG
- the CA14 gene encoding carbonic anhydrase 14 isoform X1 yields the protein MRVRAEPQAYDTPSSLGPLHLAGRLTPRPHGQEHWPASYPECGSNAQSPINIQTDSVTFDPDLLPLQPHGYEQPGTEPLNLHNNGHTVQLSLPSTLYLEGLPRKYVAAQLHLHWGQKGTPWGSEHLVNGKATAAELHIVHYDSESYESLSEAAQRPQGLAVLGILIEVGETKNPAYEHILSHLHEIKHKDQKTSVPPFNVRGLLPPLLAQYFRYNGSLTTPPCYQSVLWTVFHRRAQISMEQLEKLRETLFSTEEEPSEPLVQNYRAAQPLNQRMVFASFIQVGPSYTTGEMLSLGAGILVGCLCLLLAVYFIARKIRRKRLRNRKSVVFTSARATEA from the exons ATGAGGGTGAGAGCAGAACCCCAGGCCTACGACACCCCTTCCTCACTGGGACCTCTTCACCTGGCGGGAAGACTTACGCCAC GTCCACATGGTCAAGAACACTGGCCCGCCTCTTACCCTGAATGTGGAAGCAATGCCCAGTCCCCCATCAATATCCAGACAGACAGTGTGACTTTTGACCCTGACTTGCTacctctgcagccccatggatatGAACAGCCTGGCACTGAGCCTTTGAACCTGCACAATAATGGCCACACAG TACAACTCTCTCTGCCCTCTACCCTTTATCTGGAAGGACTTCCCCGAAAATATGTAGCTGCCCAGCTCCACCTGCACTGGGGTCAGAAAGGAACCCCCTGGGGGTCAGAGCACCTGGTCAATGGCAAAGCCACAGCTGCAGAG CTCCACATCGTACATTATGATTCTGAGTCCTACGAAAGCCTGAGTGAGGCTGCTCAGAGGCCTCAGGGCCTGGCTGTCTTGGGCATCCTCATTGAG GTGGGTGAGACTAAGAATCCAGCTTATGAACACATTCTGAGTCACTTGCATGAAATCAAGCACAAAG ATCAGAAGACCTCTGTGCCTCCCTTCAATGTGAGAGGGCTGCTCCCGCCGCTGCTGGCGCAGTACTTCCGTTACAACGGTTCGCTCACCACTCCGCCCTGCTACCAGAGTGTGCTCTGGACGGTCTTCCATCGAAGGGCCCAGATTTCCATGGAACAG CTGGAAAAACTTCGGGAGACACTGTTCTCCACGGAGGAGGAGCCCTCTGAGCCCCTGGTACAGAACTACCGAGCCGCCCAGCCTCTCAATCAGCGGATGGTCTTTGCTTCTTTCATCCAAG TGGGACCCTCGTATACCACAG GTGAAATGCTGAGTTTGGGAGCAGGAATCCTGGTTGGCTGTCTCTGCCTTCTGCTGGCTGTTTATTTCATCGCTAGAAAGATCCG GAGGAAGAGACTAAGAAACCGGAAAAGTGTGGTCTTCACCTCAGCACGAGCCACCGAGGCATAG